In Mycteria americana isolate JAX WOST 10 ecotype Jacksonville Zoo and Gardens chromosome 3, USCA_MyAme_1.0, whole genome shotgun sequence, a single genomic region encodes these proteins:
- the TMEM214 gene encoding transmembrane protein 214, with protein MRPAPPRSAPPPPAPLGSAAMAAAGRGPASAGGGRWEVVRKGRRPAGGPGSRRALGEANAGRALPLAAPIATSDTIFELGFEKTLKKQNKEQVPPASAPEHPHRKQHAGKSAKKPSANDAGVKPGKYRSLEEALRALDLADLQKELDKSQSVFPENPSVWVKDLASYLNYKLQVPRSDPMLSQHPHDYPYCLVSKELKSIIRSLLGRSSSVLELFFDHCIYTMLQELDKTPGESLHGYRICIQAVLLDRPKIATMNLGKYLEVLRSHQNRPAKCLTVLWALGQAGFTDLHEGLKVWLGVMLPVLGIKSLSPYAVAYLDRLLMMHPNLTKGFGMIGPKDFFPLLDFAFMPNNSLPPSLQEQLRQLYPRLKVLAFGAKPETALHTYFPSFLSRATPSCPPGMKKELLTSMSQCLSVDPLSFSVWRQLYTKHLSQSSLLLNHLLESWDSSSKKVRQSLQETVRSFKVTNEELAARGPNSDQDVAACDAACKELLRKMKGRGFPWSRLLLVLLVFAAGFLLHDVRTHGSFQASSSARLLRSSGILPASQQAWQKVSYCCLEGYRWLERSLPVYGSQAAAVLQPQLELLWAKSGEVALYASERCSSLLSWIHDSLPCFTEWLQSRVPESLLHFAECVRELLLFLLRSCLLPLLECVAAALERGWKHWVDSCNGEVTWDCVREHLTSFTYSSWIYLQNTTLAVKNWALAMISGH; from the exons atgcgccccgcgccgccccgctcggcgccgccgcctcccgctccccTGGGCTcggcggcgatggcggcggcgggccggggcccggcctcggccggcggcggccgctgggAGGTGGTGCGGAAGGGCCGGcggcccgcgggcggccccggcagccgccgcgcccTGGGCGAGGCCAACGCCGGCCGCGCGCTGCCTTTGGCCG CTCCCATCGCTACCTCCGACACCATCTTCGAGCTGGGCTTCGAGAAGACGCTGAAGAAGCAGAACAAGGAGCAGGTCCCTCCCGCCTCGGCGCCCGAGCACCCGCACCGGAAGCAGCACGCGGGGAAGAGCGCGAAGAAGCCATCGGCGAACGATGCCGGCGTCAAGCCTGGCAAATACCGCTCACTGGAGGAAGCCCTGAGAGCT CTCGACTTGGCGGatctgcagaaggagctggatAAAAGCCAGAGCGTGTTCCCCGAGAACCCCTCCGTCTGGGTGAAGGACCTGGCCAGCTATCTCAACTACAAGCTGCAGGTGCCCAGGAGCGACCCCATGCTCAGCCAGCACCCCCACG ACTATCCGTACTGCCTCGTGAGCAAGGAGCTGAAGAGCATCATCAGATCCCTGCTGGGAAGGTCGTCCAGCGTGCTGGAGCTCTTCTTCGACCACTGTATTTATACCATGCTACAGGAGCTGGACAAAACCCCAG GGGAGTCTTTGCACGGGTACAGGATCTGCATCCAGGCGGTGCTTCTGGACAGGCCCAAAATCGCCACGATGAACCTGGGCAAG TACTTGGAGGTGCTGCGGTCCCACCAGAACAGGCCGGCGAAATGCCTTACCGTCCTCTGGGCGCTGGGACAGGCCGGGTTCACGGACCTCCACGAGGGCCTGAAAG TGTGGCTCGGCGTCATGCTCCCGGTGCTCGGGATCAAGTCTCTCTCCCCGTACGCCGTTGCCTACCTGGACCGTCTGCTGAT GATGCACCCAAACCTCACCAAAGGCTTCGGTATGATCGGACCCAAGgatttcttccccctcctggACTTTGCCTTCATGCCCAACAACTCGCTGCCACCCAG cctgcaggagcagctgcgGCAGCTCTACCCTCGCCTGAAGGTGCTGGCGTTTGGCGCGAAGCCGGAGACGGCGCTGCACACCtacttcccctccttcctctcccgaGCTACGCCAAGCTGCCCTCCCGGCATGAAAAAAGAG CTCCTGACCTCCATGAGCCAGTGCCTGAGCGTGGACCCCCTGAGCTTCAGCGTCTGGAGGCAGCTGTACACCAAGCACCTCTCTCAGTCCAG TTTGCTTCTGAACCATCTGCTGGAGtcctgggacagcagcagcaagaag GTGCGTCAGTCGCTGCAGGAAACGGTTCGCTCGTTCAAAGTAACGAACGAGGAGCTGGCGGCCAGAGGGCCCAACAGCGACCAGGATGTGGCCGCCTGCGATGCTGCCTGCAAG gagctgctgcgcaAGATGAAGGGCCGGGGCTTCCCCTGGTCACGGCTGCTGCTCGTCCTCCTGGTCTTCGCAGCCGGCTTCCTCCTGCACGACGTCCGGACGCACGGCTCCTTCCAGG CCTCCTCTTCTGCTCGCCTGCTTCGTTCCTCTGGCATCCTGCCGGCCTCGCAGCAAGCCTGGCAGAAGGTCTCCTACTGCTGCCTCGAAGGGTACAG GTGGCTGGAGCGGAGCCTGCCGGTCTACGGCTCCCAGGCGGCGGCCGTCCTGCAGCcgcagctggagctgctctgggCGAAGAGCGGCGAGGTGGCCCTGTACGCGTCCGAGCGGTGTTCCTCCCTGCTGTCCTGGATCCACGACAGCCTGCCCTGCTTCACCGAGTGG CTCCAGTCCCGGGTGCCGGAGTCCCTGCTGCACTTCGCCGAGTGCGTCAgagagctgctgctcttcctgctgcggagctgcctgctgccgctgctggagTGCGTGGCCGCGGCCCTGGAGCGGGGCTGGAAGCACTGGGTGGACTCCTGCAA TGGAGAAGTGACGTGGGACTGCGTGAGAGAACACCTGACGAGCTTTACCTATTCCTCGTGGATTTATCTGCAAAACACAACCCTAGCCGTCAAAAACTGGGCTTTGGCTATGATCTCCGGACACTGA
- the MAPRE3 gene encoding microtubule-associated protein RP/EB family member 3 isoform X1 yields the protein MQRWGMAVNVYSTSVTSENLSRHDMLAWVNDSLQLNYTKIEQLCSGAAYCQFMDMLFPGCVHLRKVKFQAKLEHEYIHNFKVLQAAFKKMGVDKIIAVERLVKGKFQDNFEFIQWFKKFFDANYDGKEYNPLLARQGQDVAPPPNPVPQRTSPTGPKSTPNPARLSNVPSSILRKNSPAARNGGTEADAQILELNQQLMDLKLTVDGLEKERDFYFSKLRDIELICQEHENENSPIITGIVSVLYATEEGFAPPEDDELEEQQPEDQDEY from the exons ATGCAGCG CTGGGGCATGGCCGTCAATGTGTACTCGACGTCGGTGACCAGCGAGAACCTGAGCCGCCATGACATGCTCGCCTGGGTCAACGACTCCCTCCAGCTCAACTACACCAAGATCGAGCAGCTCTGCTCAG GGGCTGCCTACTGCCAGTTCATGGACATGCTGTTCCCCGGCTGCGTCCACCTGCGGAAGGTGAAGTTCCAGGCCAAGCTGGAGCACGAGTACATCCACAACTTCAAGGTGCTGCAGGCCGCCTTCAAGAAGATGGGAGTGGACAAG atcATCGCGGTGGAGAGGCTGGTGAAGGGCAAGTTCCAGGACAACTTCGAGTTCATCCAGTGGTTTAAGAAGTTCTTCGACGCCAACTACGACGGGAAGGAGTACAACCCGCTGCTGGCGCGGCAGGGCCAGGACGTCgcgccccccccaaacccag TCCCCCAGAGGACCTCTCCCACCGGCCCCAAGAGCACGCCAAACCCGGCCCGCCTCAGCAACGTCCCCAGCAGCATCCTCCGGAAAAACTCCCCCGCGGCCCGCAACGGGGGCACCGAGGCCGACGCGCAGATCCTGGAGCTCAACCAGCAG CTGATGGACCTGAAGCTGACGGTGGACGGGCTGGAGAAGGAGCGGGATTTCTACTTCAGCAAACTGCGGGACATCGAGCTGATCTGCCAGGAGCACGAGAACGAGAACAGCCCCATCATCACCGGTATCGTCAGCGTCCTCTACGCCACGGAG gaGGGCTTCGCCCCGCCGGAGGACGacgagctggaggagcagcagccagaggaCCAGGACGAGTACTAG
- the MAPRE3 gene encoding microtubule-associated protein RP/EB family member 3 isoform X2 produces MQRWGMAVNVYSTSVTSENLSRHDMLAWVNDSLQLNYTKIEQLCSGAAYCQFMDMLFPGCVHLRKVKFQAKLEHEYIHNFKVLQAAFKKMGVDKIIAVERLVKGKFQDNFEFIQWFKKFFDANYDGKEYNPLLARQGQDVAPPPNPGDHIFNKPKKPIGTAVPQRTSPTGPKSTPNPARLSNVPSSILRKNSPAARNGGTEADAQILELNQQLMDLKLTVDGLEKERDFYFSKLRDIELICQEHENENSPIITGIVSVLYATEEGFAPPEDDELEEQQPEDQDEY; encoded by the exons ATGCAGCG CTGGGGCATGGCCGTCAATGTGTACTCGACGTCGGTGACCAGCGAGAACCTGAGCCGCCATGACATGCTCGCCTGGGTCAACGACTCCCTCCAGCTCAACTACACCAAGATCGAGCAGCTCTGCTCAG GGGCTGCCTACTGCCAGTTCATGGACATGCTGTTCCCCGGCTGCGTCCACCTGCGGAAGGTGAAGTTCCAGGCCAAGCTGGAGCACGAGTACATCCACAACTTCAAGGTGCTGCAGGCCGCCTTCAAGAAGATGGGAGTGGACAAG atcATCGCGGTGGAGAGGCTGGTGAAGGGCAAGTTCCAGGACAACTTCGAGTTCATCCAGTGGTTTAAGAAGTTCTTCGACGCCAACTACGACGGGAAGGAGTACAACCCGCTGCTGGCGCGGCAGGGCCAGGACGTCgcgccccccccaaacccaggtgATCACATCTTCAACAAACCCAAGAAACCCATTGGCACTGCAG TCCCCCAGAGGACCTCTCCCACCGGCCCCAAGAGCACGCCAAACCCGGCCCGCCTCAGCAACGTCCCCAGCAGCATCCTCCGGAAAAACTCCCCCGCGGCCCGCAACGGGGGCACCGAGGCCGACGCGCAGATCCTGGAGCTCAACCAGCAG CTGATGGACCTGAAGCTGACGGTGGACGGGCTGGAGAAGGAGCGGGATTTCTACTTCAGCAAACTGCGGGACATCGAGCTGATCTGCCAGGAGCACGAGAACGAGAACAGCCCCATCATCACCGGTATCGTCAGCGTCCTCTACGCCACGGAG gaGGGCTTCGCCCCGCCGGAGGACGacgagctggaggagcagcagccagaggaCCAGGACGAGTACTAG
- the MAPRE3 gene encoding microtubule-associated protein RP/EB family member 3 isoform X3, whose translation MAVNVYSTSVTSENLSRHDMLAWVNDSLQLNYTKIEQLCSGAAYCQFMDMLFPGCVHLRKVKFQAKLEHEYIHNFKVLQAAFKKMGVDKIIAVERLVKGKFQDNFEFIQWFKKFFDANYDGKEYNPLLARQGQDVAPPPNPGDHIFNKPKKPIGTAVPQRTSPTGPKSTPNPARLSNVPSSILRKNSPAARNGGTEADAQILELNQQLMDLKLTVDGLEKERDFYFSKLRDIELICQEHENENSPIITGIVSVLYATEEGFAPPEDDELEEQQPEDQDEY comes from the exons ATGGCCGTCAATGTGTACTCGACGTCGGTGACCAGCGAGAACCTGAGCCGCCATGACATGCTCGCCTGGGTCAACGACTCCCTCCAGCTCAACTACACCAAGATCGAGCAGCTCTGCTCAG GGGCTGCCTACTGCCAGTTCATGGACATGCTGTTCCCCGGCTGCGTCCACCTGCGGAAGGTGAAGTTCCAGGCCAAGCTGGAGCACGAGTACATCCACAACTTCAAGGTGCTGCAGGCCGCCTTCAAGAAGATGGGAGTGGACAAG atcATCGCGGTGGAGAGGCTGGTGAAGGGCAAGTTCCAGGACAACTTCGAGTTCATCCAGTGGTTTAAGAAGTTCTTCGACGCCAACTACGACGGGAAGGAGTACAACCCGCTGCTGGCGCGGCAGGGCCAGGACGTCgcgccccccccaaacccaggtgATCACATCTTCAACAAACCCAAGAAACCCATTGGCACTGCAG TCCCCCAGAGGACCTCTCCCACCGGCCCCAAGAGCACGCCAAACCCGGCCCGCCTCAGCAACGTCCCCAGCAGCATCCTCCGGAAAAACTCCCCCGCGGCCCGCAACGGGGGCACCGAGGCCGACGCGCAGATCCTGGAGCTCAACCAGCAG CTGATGGACCTGAAGCTGACGGTGGACGGGCTGGAGAAGGAGCGGGATTTCTACTTCAGCAAACTGCGGGACATCGAGCTGATCTGCCAGGAGCACGAGAACGAGAACAGCCCCATCATCACCGGTATCGTCAGCGTCCTCTACGCCACGGAG gaGGGCTTCGCCCCGCCGGAGGACGacgagctggaggagcagcagccagaggaCCAGGACGAGTACTAG
- the LOC142407509 gene encoding uncharacterized protein LOC142407509, which yields MERPGPGPGRGDTPGDDGAAGAEGSRGAGGGGVRPDSAAAAPAPRLRLPQGRGSGTARRGTPGAVVRHRARPGTGHRRRGPGITGARASPRAQRGAGAGCCSRRGGQGLGGGGGLVAGALPVGGTGGTVTPGSRRALVPRPTAVERRWLRHRAEPGTGSPRRAARASNGARARAGRDGGRWPWRCSHAGPGSPQGTPGPVSHRRPSRRVGPQSHGAGCARDAPTPAPQCRRGSPGMSCAAMAAPSRRARGDAAGDGSPRRAARACRCGRSTWGLSSRGLASAGEGLPGPGDAMPRHGPAGVDVPCTGRGVPTSGSSCAGSATQFESSKSTRHQYFRDAVQDEDAGAGEGGAGAVGGAAGGTALCTCSCRCYFELFRLVRAEQAGDPRGWATLPALLRVPVSRAPRPHRAPPLGATNPQRVSGRFPSPRAGTGAAAR from the coding sequence ATggagcggccggggccggggccggggcggggggacacacCGGGGGATGATGGAGCGGCCGGGGCGGAGGGGTCCCGCGGTGCCGGTGGCGGCGGGGTCCGGCCTGACTCAGCGGCGGCCGCCCCTGCGCCCCGGCTGCGTCTCCCGCAGGGCCGCGGCTCCGgtacggcacggcgcggcacgccgggagctgtagtccggcACCGCGCAAGGCCGGGGACCGGGCatcgccgccggggcccgggcaTCACCGGGGCCCGGGCATCCCCCCGGGCTCAGCGGGGTGCCGGTGCGGGGTGCTGCTCCcggaggggcgggcaggggctcggcggcggcggcggcttggTGGCCGGAGCGCTCCCGGTCGGCGGGACGGGCGGCACGGTGACCCCCGGATCGCGCCGCGCTCTCGTCCCGCGTCCCACGGCGGTGGAGCGGCGGTGGCTCCGGCACCGGGCCGAGCCGGGCACGGGCAGCCCTCGGCGGGCAGCGCGAGCATCGAACGGTGCCCGCGCCCGCGCGGGTCGGGACGGGGGACGGTGGCCTTGGCGGTGCTCCCACGCCGGCCCCGGGAGTCCCCAGGGGACACCCGGCCCCGTCTCCCACCGACGGCCTTCTCGCCGCGTGGGTCCCCAGAGCCACGGCGCGGGGTGCGCGCGGGACGCGCCGACGCCGGCCCCCCAGtgccgccggggctccccggggatgTCGTGTGCCGCCATGGCGGCTCCTTCCCGTCGCGCGCGTGGGGACGCGGCGGGGGACGGCTCTCCCCGGCGAGCGGCGCGGGCGTGCCGGTGTGGCCGCAGCACGTGGGGCCTCTCCTCGAGGGGCTTGGCCAGCGCCGGCgaggggctgcccgggccgggggATGCCATGCCGCGGCACGGGCCTGCCGGCGTGGACGTCCCCTGCACCGGCCGTGGGGTGCCGACGAGCGGCTCTTCCTGCGCCGGCTCTGCCACCCAATTTGAATCATCAAAAAGCACTCGGCATCAATATTTCAGGGACGCTGTGCAGGATGAGGATGCTGGAGCGGGCGAGGGGGGAGCAGGCGCGGTGGGAGGCGCTGCCGGCGGCACCGCGCTCTGCACATGCTCCTGCCGCTGCTATTTCGAGTTATTTAGGTTAGTGAGAGCGGAGCAGGCGGGGGACCCGCGAGGCTGGGCCACCCTGCCCGCGCTGCTCCGCGTCCCCGTCAGCCGGGCACCGCGGCCGCACCGAGCGCCGCCGCTGGGAGCCACAAATCCCCAGCGCGTGAGCGGCCGGTTCCCCTCGCCGCGGGCTGGGACGGGCGCTGCCGCCCGCTAA
- the DPYSL5 gene encoding dihydropyrimidinase-related protein 5 isoform X2, which yields MLANAATMRILIKGGKVVNDDCTLEADVYIENGIIQQVGRELMIPGGAKVIDATGKLVIPGGIDTSTHFHQTFMNATCVDDFYHGTKAALVGGTTMIIGHVLPDKETSLLDAYEKCRSLADPKVCCDYALHMGITWWAPKVKAEMETLVREKGVNSFQMFMTYKDLYMLRDSELYQVFRACRDIGAIARVHAENGELVAEGAKEALDLGITGPEGIEISRPEELEAEATHRVITIANRTHCPVYLVNVSSMSAGDVIAAAKMQGKVVYAETTTAHATLTGLHYYHQDWFHAAAYVTVPPLRLDTNTSAYLMSLLANDTLNIVASDHRPFSTKQKAMGKEDFTKIPHGVSGVQDRMNIIWERGVVGGKMDENRFVAVTSSNAAKIHNLYPRKGRIIPGADADVVVWDPEATKTISASTQVQGGDVNLYENMRCHGVPLVTISRGRVVYENGVFMCAEGTGKFCPLRSFPDSVYKKLVQREKVLRSMTTFQSELRPGFSLPPEAGRAAFGRAGDLSPN from the exons ATGCTCGCCAACGCGGCCACCATGCGGATCCTCATCAAGGGGGGGAAGGTGGTGAACGACGACTGCACGCTGGAGGCGGACGTCTACATCGAGAACGGCATCATCCAGCAAGTGGGCCGCGAGCTCATGATCCCCGGCGGGGCCAAGGTCATCGATGCCACCGGCAAGCTCGTCATCCCCGGCGGCATCGACACCAGCACCCACTTCCACCAGACCTTCATGAACGCCACCTGCGTGGACGACTTCTACCACGGCACCAAG GCAGCCCTGGTGGGAGGGACGACGATGATCATCGGCCACGTCCTGCCCGACAAGGAGACCTCGCTGCTGGACGCCTACGAGAAGTGCCGCAGCCTGGCCGACCCCAAGGTCTGCTGCGACTACGCCCTGCACATGGGCATCACTTGGTGGGCGCCCAAG GTGAAGGCGGAGATGGAGACGCTGGTGCGGGAGAAGGGGGTGAACTCCTTCCAGATGTTCATGACCTACAAGGACCTGTACATGCTGCGGGACAGCGAGCTCTACCAGGTCTTCCGCGCCTGCCGCGATATCGGGGCCATCGCCCGGGTCCACGCCGAGAACGGCGAGCTGGTGGctgag ggagcGAAGGAGGCGCTGGACCTGGGCATCACGGGGCCGGAGGGCATCGAGATCAGCCGGCCCGAAGAG CTGGAAGCCGAGGCCACGCACCGCGTCATCACCATTGCCAACAGG ACCCACTGCCCCGTCTACCTGGTGAACGTCTCCAGCATGTCTGCGGGGGACGTCATCGCCGCCGCCAAGATGCAAG GGAAGGTGGTGTACGCGGAGACGACCACGGCGCACGCCACGCTCACCGGGCTGCACTACTACCACCAGGACTGGTTCCACGCCGCCGCCTACGTCACCGTGCCGCCGCTGCGCCTGGACACCAACACCTCCGCCTACCTCATGAGCCTGCTCGCCAA CGACACGCTGAACATCGTGGCCTCCGACCACCGGCCCTTCAGCACCAAGCAGAAAGCCATGGGCAAGGAGGACTTCACCAAGATCCCCCACGGCGTCAGCGGGGTGCAGGACCGCATGAACATCATCTGGGAGCGAGGCGTG GTCGGGGGCAAGATGGATGAGAACCGCTTCGTGGCCGTGACCAGCTCCAACGCCGCCAAGATCCACAACCTGTACCCCCGCAAGGGCCGGATCATCCCCGGGGCCGACGCCGACGTCGTGGTCTGGGACCCCGAGGCCACCAA gACCATCTCTGCCAGCACCCAGGTGCAGGGGGGGGACGTCAACCTGTACGAGAACATGCGGTGCCATGGGGTGCCCCTGGTCACCATCAGCCGCGGGCGCGTGGTCTACGAGAACGGCGTCTTCATGTGCGCCGAGGGCACCGGCAAGTTCTGCCCGCTCCGCTCCTTCCCGGACTCCGTCTACAAGAAGCTGGTGCAGCGGGAGAAG GTTCTCAGATCGATGACCACGTTCCAAAGCGAGCTTCGGCCCGGATTCTCGCTCCCCCCGGAGGCCGGTCGAGCGGCATTTGGTAGAGCCGGGGACCTGTCCCCCAACTGA
- the DPYSL5 gene encoding dihydropyrimidinase-related protein 5 isoform X1, producing MLANAATMRILIKGGKVVNDDCTLEADVYIENGIIQQVGRELMIPGGAKVIDATGKLVIPGGIDTSTHFHQTFMNATCVDDFYHGTKAALVGGTTMIIGHVLPDKETSLLDAYEKCRSLADPKVCCDYALHMGITWWAPKVKAEMETLVREKGVNSFQMFMTYKDLYMLRDSELYQVFRACRDIGAIARVHAENGELVAEGAKEALDLGITGPEGIEISRPEELEAEATHRVITIANRTHCPVYLVNVSSMSAGDVIAAAKMQGKVVYAETTTAHATLTGLHYYHQDWFHAAAYVTVPPLRLDTNTSAYLMSLLANDTLNIVASDHRPFSTKQKAMGKEDFTKIPHGVSGVQDRMNIIWERGVVGGKMDENRFVAVTSSNAAKIHNLYPRKGRIIPGADADVVVWDPEATKTISASTQVQGGDVNLYENMRCHGVPLVTISRGRVVYENGVFMCAEGTGKFCPLRSFPDSVYKKLVQREKSLKLRGVDRTPYLGDVAVVVHAGKKETGTPLADTPTRPATRHGGMRDLHESSFSLSGSQIDDHVPKRASARILAPPGGRSSGIW from the exons ATGCTCGCCAACGCGGCCACCATGCGGATCCTCATCAAGGGGGGGAAGGTGGTGAACGACGACTGCACGCTGGAGGCGGACGTCTACATCGAGAACGGCATCATCCAGCAAGTGGGCCGCGAGCTCATGATCCCCGGCGGGGCCAAGGTCATCGATGCCACCGGCAAGCTCGTCATCCCCGGCGGCATCGACACCAGCACCCACTTCCACCAGACCTTCATGAACGCCACCTGCGTGGACGACTTCTACCACGGCACCAAG GCAGCCCTGGTGGGAGGGACGACGATGATCATCGGCCACGTCCTGCCCGACAAGGAGACCTCGCTGCTGGACGCCTACGAGAAGTGCCGCAGCCTGGCCGACCCCAAGGTCTGCTGCGACTACGCCCTGCACATGGGCATCACTTGGTGGGCGCCCAAG GTGAAGGCGGAGATGGAGACGCTGGTGCGGGAGAAGGGGGTGAACTCCTTCCAGATGTTCATGACCTACAAGGACCTGTACATGCTGCGGGACAGCGAGCTCTACCAGGTCTTCCGCGCCTGCCGCGATATCGGGGCCATCGCCCGGGTCCACGCCGAGAACGGCGAGCTGGTGGctgag ggagcGAAGGAGGCGCTGGACCTGGGCATCACGGGGCCGGAGGGCATCGAGATCAGCCGGCCCGAAGAG CTGGAAGCCGAGGCCACGCACCGCGTCATCACCATTGCCAACAGG ACCCACTGCCCCGTCTACCTGGTGAACGTCTCCAGCATGTCTGCGGGGGACGTCATCGCCGCCGCCAAGATGCAAG GGAAGGTGGTGTACGCGGAGACGACCACGGCGCACGCCACGCTCACCGGGCTGCACTACTACCACCAGGACTGGTTCCACGCCGCCGCCTACGTCACCGTGCCGCCGCTGCGCCTGGACACCAACACCTCCGCCTACCTCATGAGCCTGCTCGCCAA CGACACGCTGAACATCGTGGCCTCCGACCACCGGCCCTTCAGCACCAAGCAGAAAGCCATGGGCAAGGAGGACTTCACCAAGATCCCCCACGGCGTCAGCGGGGTGCAGGACCGCATGAACATCATCTGGGAGCGAGGCGTG GTCGGGGGCAAGATGGATGAGAACCGCTTCGTGGCCGTGACCAGCTCCAACGCCGCCAAGATCCACAACCTGTACCCCCGCAAGGGCCGGATCATCCCCGGGGCCGACGCCGACGTCGTGGTCTGGGACCCCGAGGCCACCAA gACCATCTCTGCCAGCACCCAGGTGCAGGGGGGGGACGTCAACCTGTACGAGAACATGCGGTGCCATGGGGTGCCCCTGGTCACCATCAGCCGCGGGCGCGTGGTCTACGAGAACGGCGTCTTCATGTGCGCCGAGGGCACCGGCAAGTTCTGCCCGCTCCGCTCCTTCCCGGACTCCGTCTACAAGAAGCTGGTGCAGCGGGAGAAG AGTTTAAAGCTGCGGGGTGTGGATCGCACCCCGTACCTGGGGGACGTGGCCGTGGTTGTGCATGCTGGGAAAAAAGAGACGGGGACGCCCCTGGCCGATACGCCCACCCGGCCCGCCACGCGACACGGGGGCATGAGGGACCTCCACGAGTCCAGCTTCAGCCTGTCCG GTTCTCAGATCGATGACCACGTTCCAAAGCGAGCTTCGGCCCGGATTCTCGCTCCCCCCGGAGGCCGGTCGAGCGGCATTTGGTAG